One Vanacampus margaritifer isolate UIUO_Vmar chromosome 20, RoL_Vmar_1.0, whole genome shotgun sequence DNA window includes the following coding sequences:
- the eya1 gene encoding protein phosphatase EYA1 isoform X4, which yields MEMQDLASPHSRLSGSSESPSGASLDNSHIHNNNSMTPNGTEVKSEPMSSSDLVTSVADTSLDSFSGSAIGSSGFSPRQTHQFSPQIYPSNRTYPHILPTPSSQNMAAYGQTQYTTGMQQATAYASYPQPGQPYGIPAYGPLWAGIKTESGLSQSQSPGQTGFLGYGSGFSTPQTGQAPYSYQMQGGTFTTTSGLYGGNNSLTNSTGFNSTQQEYPGYPAFGQTQYAQYYNSSPYTSPYMTSNNTSPGTPSTTTTYTLQEPPAVITSQAITENPAAEYSTIHSPSTPIKDSDSDRLRRASDGKSRGRGRRNNNPSPPPDSDLERVFIWDLDETIIVFHSLLTGSYANRYGRDPPSSVSLGLRMEEMIFNLADTHLFFNDLEECDQVHIDDVSSDDNGQDLSTYNFGADGFHAAATSANLCLATGVRGGVDWMRKLAFRYRRVKEIYTTYKNNVGGLLGPAKREAWLQLRAEIEALTDSWLTLALKALTLIHSRSNCVNILVTTTQLIPALAKVLLYGLGIVFPIENIYSATKIGKESCFERVVQRFGRKVVYIVVGDGVEEEQGSKKHNMPFWRISSHSDLMALHHALDLEYL from the exons TTAAAAGCGAGCCAATGAGCAGCAGCGACTTAGTCACCTCAGTAGCAGACACCTCTCTCGACAGCTTCTCCGGATCAG CTATTGGAAGCAGTGGCTTCAGCCCAAGACAAACGCACCAGTTCTCCCCGCAGATTTACCCTTCCAA CAGGACGTATCCGCATATTCTTCCGACCCCTTCGTCTCAAAATATGGCCGCGTACGGGCAGACGCAGTACACCACAGGAATGCAGCAGGCCACAGCTTACGCCAGCTACCCCCAGCCTGGCCAGCCCTACGGCATCCCGGCCTACG GTCCATTGTGGGCAGGCATCAAGACGGAAAGCGGCCTGAGCCAGTCGCAGTCGCCGGGCCAGACGGGCTTCCTCGGCTACGGCTCGGGCTTCAGCACGCCGCAGACGGGACAGGCGCCGTACAGCTACCAAATGCAGG GCGGTACTTTCACAACAACATCAGGATTATACGGCGGAAACAACTCCCTGACGAACTCGACAGGCTTCAACAGCACGCAACAG GAGTACCCGGGCTATCCCGCCTTCGGCCAGACTCAGTACGCTCAGTATTACAACAGCTCGCCATACACGTCGCCCTACATGACGAGCAACAACACCAGCCCCGGCACgccctccaccaccaccacctacACCTTACAAGAACCCCCGGCCGTCATCACCAGCCAGGCCATCACGGAAAATCCCGCAG CGGAGTACAGTACCATCCACAGTCCATCAACCCCCATTAAAGATTCAGATTCGGATCGATTGCGCCGGGCCTCGGATGGAAAGTCACGTGGCCGGGGCCGGAGGAACAACAACCCGTCACCGCCGCCCGACTCCGACCTTGAG CGAGTATTCATCTGGGATCTGGATGAAACAATCATCGTTTTCCATTCCTTGCTCACGGGCTCCTACGCCAACAGATATGGACGG gaTCCACCATCGTCGGTATCATTAGGACTACGGATGGAAGAAATGATCTTCAACTTGGCCGACACGCATTTATTCTTCAACGACTTAGAG GAATGTGACCAGGTACATATCGACGACGTCTCTTCGGATGACAACGGGCAGGATCTTAG CACGTACAACTTTGGCGCAGACGGCTTCCACGCGGCGGCCACCAGCGCCAACCTCTGCCTGGCCACAGGTGTGCGTGGAGGCGTGGACTGGATGAGAAAGTTGGCCTTCCGCTACAGACGGGTGAAAGAAATCTACACCACTTACAAAAATAACGTCGGag GTCTCCTGGGCCCGGCCAAGAGGGAAGCCTGGTTGCAATTGCGAGCAGAAATTGAAGCCTTGACGGACTCCTGGTTAACACTGGCATTGAAAGCACTAACGTTAATCCACTCAAG GTCAAACTGTGTGAACATTCTGGTGACCACCACGCAGCTGATCCCCGCCCTTGCCAAGGTCCTGCTCTACGGCCTGGGCATCGTATTTcctattgaaaatatttatagcGCAACCAAAATAG GTAAGGAGAGCTGCTTCGAGAGAGTCGTCCAGAGGTTCGGCAGGAAAGTTGTTTACATTGTAGTCGGGGACGGAGTGGAAGAGGAGCAAGGCTCGAAAAAG CACAACATGCCCTTCTGGAGGATCTCCAGCCACTCGGACCTCATGGCCCTTCACCACGCCCTGGACCTGGAGTACCTGTAG